A single Blastopirellula retiformator DNA region contains:
- a CDS encoding serine/threonine protein kinase gives MPTESAKSFRETALVSGLVSSEQIEETIQKLQAASIRRNVSDEDLAAALVDRKMLTQYQADQLRKGLTKLTLGPYVITDWIGQGGMGQVFKAEHNFMGRQVAIKVLPLQRSTPEAINRFMREIRMQAQLDHPCLVRAYDAGQDGNVHYLVTEYVPGTDLRRLIRAKRHLTQYHAATIVSHAARGLEYAHQQDLCHRDVKPGNILVTPDGKAKVSDLGLADFMNEANSSGASGKIVGTIDYLAPEQIRDPLDVSPLWDIYSLGCTFYYALTGKVPFPGGSVQDKARRHRDEPPLHPHRFNPDIDRDLVDVIAEMMEKNPEKRIQSAAEIAARLEPWVSDTRQFELNQTIQPAWQPPPPVYASGGHMNDTEAGSNAYEVSPDDSESHSQTSQSTEQSLFASQDTAAIQPSSSRLIFQPRQTRRERQLTIALLVGLPLSAIMGALVTYLALAAR, from the coding sequence GTGCCTACTGAGTCCGCGAAATCATTTCGAGAAACCGCATTGGTCAGCGGGCTCGTCTCCTCCGAGCAGATCGAAGAGACGATCCAAAAGCTGCAGGCGGCGTCGATCCGTCGCAACGTCAGCGACGAAGATCTAGCTGCCGCTCTGGTCGATCGGAAGATGCTAACCCAGTATCAAGCCGACCAGTTGCGTAAAGGCCTGACCAAGTTAACCCTGGGCCCCTATGTCATCACCGACTGGATCGGGCAGGGGGGCATGGGGCAGGTCTTCAAAGCCGAACACAACTTCATGGGTCGTCAGGTGGCGATTAAAGTGCTGCCGCTGCAGCGGAGCACGCCTGAGGCGATCAACCGGTTCATGCGCGAAATTCGCATGCAGGCCCAGTTGGATCATCCTTGCCTGGTGCGAGCGTACGACGCCGGCCAAGACGGCAACGTCCATTACCTGGTGACCGAGTATGTGCCGGGAACCGACTTGCGGCGGCTGATCCGAGCCAAGCGTCATCTGACGCAGTATCACGCGGCGACGATCGTCTCGCATGCGGCCCGCGGTTTGGAATACGCCCATCAACAAGACTTGTGCCATCGCGACGTAAAGCCGGGCAACATTCTGGTGACGCCCGACGGCAAGGCGAAGGTCTCGGACCTGGGGCTGGCCGACTTCATGAACGAGGCGAATAGCAGCGGCGCCTCGGGCAAGATCGTCGGCACGATCGACTACCTGGCGCCAGAGCAGATTCGCGATCCGCTGGATGTGTCGCCGCTGTGGGATATCTACTCGCTCGGCTGCACCTTTTATTACGCGCTGACCGGCAAAGTGCCGTTCCCCGGCGGATCGGTTCAAGACAAAGCCCGCCGCCATCGCGACGAACCGCCGCTGCACCCGCATCGGTTCAATCCCGATATCGATCGCGACCTGGTCGACGTCATCGCCGAGATGATGGAGAAGAACCCAGAGAAGCGGATTCAATCGGCGGCCGAAATCGCCGCTCGGCTCGAGCCGTGGGTTTCGGACACGCGGCAGTTTGAATTGAATCAAACGATTCAGCCTGCCTGGCAACCTCCGCCGCCGGTTTACGCCAGCGGGGGTCACATGAACGACACCGAAGCAGGCTCGAACGCTTACGAAGTGAGCCCGGACGATAGCGAAAGTCATAGCCAGACGTCGCAGTCGACCGAGCAGTCGTTGTTCGCGTCGCAAGATACGGCGGCGATTCAGCCCAGCTCTTCGCGGCTCATCTTTCAGCCGCGTCAAACCCGCCGCGAACGCCAGCTAACGATCGCGTTGTTGGTCGGCTTGCCATTGTCGGCGATCATGGGCGCACTGGTCACCTACTTGGCGCTCGCGGCGCGATAG